Part of the bacterium genome is shown below.
GGAGCCGCGCGATCCGCTGCTGCGCGTGAAGAAATATCTGCTCGACAAAGGCTTGTGGAACGACGCGCAAGAGACCGCGTGGGAAGAGTCCTGCGCCGCCAAGGTTGACGAAGCCGTCCAGCACGTCGTCGGCCTCGGCCCCAATCCGATTCCCGAGCTGTTCGAGGATCAATACGAGCACCTGACGAATTCGCTCGAAGAGCAGAAGGCGGATTTGGAAGCGTTTTTGGCGTGGCAGAGTCGCCGCGGATAATTTCAAATAAGAAAAGAAACTCGAAATAGGATTCCCCCATGCCCGTAATGACCATGGTGCAGGCGCTGACCAATGCGCTCGATGTGAAGCTGGCCGACGACCCGTCTGTCCTGTGCTTCGGCGAAGACGTCGGCGTTGAAGGCGGCGTGTTCCGCGTCACCGAACATCTGCAAAAGAAACACGGCGTCAAACGCGTGTTCGACACGCCGCTGGCCGAATCATCCATCGCCGGAGCGTGCATCGGCATGTCCGTGATGGGACTGCGTCCCGTCGCCGAAATGCAGTTCGACGGTTTCGTCTATCCCGCGATGAATCAGATCATCACGCACATCTCCCGCTATCGCTACCGCACGCGCGGCCAGCGCAATATTCCGTGCGTCATCCGCTTCCCCTATGGCGGTGGCGTGAAGGCGCTCGAGTTGCACTCGGAAGCGATGGAAGCGATGTACGCGCACATTCCCGGTTTGAAAGTCGTCATTCCTTCGACGCCCTACGACGCGAAGGGGTTGATGATCTCCGCGATTGAAGACAACGATCCGGTGATCTTCCAGGAACCGAAGCGTCTCTATCGCGCCATGAAGCAGGAAGTGCCGGACGGGCTCTACCGCATTCCCATCGGCAAGGCCAAAGTGGAAAAAGAAGGCCGTGACATGACCGTCGTCTCGTGGGGCGCGATGATGCACGTCTGCCGCAAGGCGCTCGAGTCCATTGAGAAAGATCACATCAACATTGAGTTGATTGATCTGCGCTCCATCTACCCGCTTGATTGGGATACGCTGACGGCCTCGATCAAGAAAACGGGCCGGCTGCTCGTGGTGCAGGAGGGTCCCAAGAGCTTCGGCGTGGCCGCCGAGCTGATCGCGATGGCCAACGAGAAATGCTTCGAGTATCTCGAAGCGCCGCCGATGCGCCTGTGCGGGAACGACACTATTCCACCACTGCCGCGCTCGGAAGATCTGTACTGCCCGACTCCGGAACGCGTGCACTACTACTGCCGCAGGCTCGCGGATTATCAGATGTAAGACGTTTGTTGGTGTTGCGAGCGATGGCATCGTGTCGCAACGTGATCCGGCTTGGTGAAATGGTGGGCCCATGAATTCAAGAGGACATGCCGTCCGGAAAGGTGTCAGTCGTCATGCAGAGACTACCCGTTCTAAGTCGCGAGGCCATTTCCGATGACCTCTTGCGCAACTGGCCGCTAAGCTACTTGCGCGAGATACAGATCGAGTTGGGCAAGCAGTGCAACGTGCGCTGCATTATGTGCTATCAGACCGACTTCAGTCCGGCGACGCGTGCTGCGGAGATTATCTGGAAAGAACGCCTCGCGCCGGCTTACCCGAATGCCGAGACAATCTCGTTTTCGGGCGGTGAGCCGACGATCTTGCCCGGCGCGATCCATCTTCTCAAGACCGTCTTGGATGGTTATCCGCATCTTAAGCTCAATGCCGTTTCGAATGGTATCCAGTTCAAGGGCATTTGGGAAGATGCCTTCTTGAAAATGGGCGGTGAGCTGAATATCAGCTTGAATGCGGTCTCGCCCGACGTCTACGCAAAAGTCGTGCAGTTCGGACGACAGCAGGATGTGATGGCCAACATTGACAGACTCATCGCCCGCCGCGCGTCCGAAGGATCAAACCTCTGGCTTCGCATCAGCATGGTGGTCCTCGACGAAACAGTGCAGGAGCTGGGCGATTTCATTCAATGGGCCGCTGATCACGGCATTGATGAAGTGATGTTTCACACTGACTATCTTAGCGGTATTCGCAGAACGCCGGCTGAGACTGTCCGAAAGCACGTGGCCCACGCTTATGATGTTGCTGATCGAAACCCGCAAGTTCGGATTCAGCTACTTGAGTCATTCGATCGTGTTTTCGCTCTGCAGCACGGACTGGAACCGATTCGCCCCCAAGCAGCGAAGCCGCGTGCAACTCGGCCATGCAATATTCCGTTTGACTACATTGCGATTAACCCCGACGGCTCGGCGTTTCCCTGCTGTAAGTCGTGGTACACGATCGGCAACCTTGTAAAATCGGATTTGCAGACCGTGTGGACGAGCCCGGCCGCATACAAATTCAGGCGACGAATGCTCGGCATGGACTTCGGGAATTGCATGGTGGCCTGTGACATGAACGCGAACCCGGCGCATCCTAAGATCGCGGATGCACGAAAGGCCGTGGCTGTCTTCCGCCGCGAACCAAAATCCGCCGTCAAGAAAGGTCTTCGCCGCTTCGGGTTGACGAGCGCCCAAATTGAATTGCCGGAGGGTGTCAAGCCCAAGGCAACCGCTTAACCGGTCGAGCACTGCGCAGCCGCGCTCGACCGGTGGACTCCACAAGAAAACAAGAACTGAACATAACGCAGGTATACCCATGCCCTTCAATTTTCAATTTCCGGACATCGGCGAAGGAATCCACGAAGGAAAAATCCTGGAATGGTATCACAAAACCGGTGACGAGGTCAAGGAAGGCGAGCCGCTGCTGAAGGTCGAGACCGACAAGGTTGTGACCGATATTCCCGTGCCGCAGACCGGCAAGCTTGTGCAGACGAGCGGCAAGGTGGACGAGATTGTGCACGTTGGTCAGGTGATCGCCGTGATTGTCGGCAAACACGAAGCACAGACTTTCACAACGCCGCCGCCGACCGAGCCGGTGCATGAAAACTACGCGACGGAACATGTTTCGCCGACACTCGCGAAAGAAAAAACCGCTTCCGCAGATGAGGACGGCCTATACGGCGTTGTCGGACAGATTCCCGTCGGAAACGATGTGCTTCCGGCGACAAACGAAGGACGTGACGACTTGGTACTAAACGGCGCGGGCGGGAACAGTCGTGTGACTGCAACACCCGTCGCGCGGAAGATGGCTGCCGAAATGGGCGTGGATATTAACAAAGTGCGCGGTACGGGTCCATCGGGTCGCGTGATGAAAGACGACATCGAAGCCGCTGCGCGCGGCGGCACGGCTGCACCGACGCCGCAAACGAGCGCACCCGTGAGCTATGCTTCGACGGCTGCGCCAGTCGCACCAAAGGTCGTTGCTGCGGCGATAATTCCCGGGGAATTCAGCGGCCCGGTCGAGCTTGAAGACCTGTCGCAATTGCGCCGCACGATTGCTAACCGCATGTCGCAGTCGAAATACACCGCGCCGCACGCCACGTCGCTCGACGAAGTGGAAGTCTCGAAGCTCGTCGCGCTGCGCAATCAGAAGAACAAGGAACTCGAGCGCGAAGGTGTCA
Proteins encoded:
- a CDS encoding alpha-ketoacid dehydrogenase subunit beta translates to MPVMTMVQALTNALDVKLADDPSVLCFGEDVGVEGGVFRVTEHLQKKHGVKRVFDTPLAESSIAGACIGMSVMGLRPVAEMQFDGFVYPAMNQIITHISRYRYRTRGQRNIPCVIRFPYGGGVKALELHSEAMEAMYAHIPGLKVVIPSTPYDAKGLMISAIEDNDPVIFQEPKRLYRAMKQEVPDGLYRIPIGKAKVEKEGRDMTVVSWGAMMHVCRKALESIEKDHINIELIDLRSIYPLDWDTLTASIKKTGRLLVVQEGPKSFGVAAELIAMANEKCFEYLEAPPMRLCGNDTIPPLPRSEDLYCPTPERVHYYCRRLADYQM
- a CDS encoding SPASM domain-containing protein, which translates into the protein MQRLPVLSREAISDDLLRNWPLSYLREIQIELGKQCNVRCIMCYQTDFSPATRAAEIIWKERLAPAYPNAETISFSGGEPTILPGAIHLLKTVLDGYPHLKLNAVSNGIQFKGIWEDAFLKMGGELNISLNAVSPDVYAKVVQFGRQQDVMANIDRLIARRASEGSNLWLRISMVVLDETVQELGDFIQWAADHGIDEVMFHTDYLSGIRRTPAETVRKHVAHAYDVADRNPQVRIQLLESFDRVFALQHGLEPIRPQAAKPRATRPCNIPFDYIAINPDGSAFPCCKSWYTIGNLVKSDLQTVWTSPAAYKFRRRMLGMDFGNCMVACDMNANPAHPKIADARKAVAVFRREPKSAVKKGLRRFGLTSAQIELPEGVKPKATA
- a CDS encoding 2-oxo acid dehydrogenase subunit E2: MPFNFQFPDIGEGIHEGKILEWYHKTGDEVKEGEPLLKVETDKVVTDIPVPQTGKLVQTSGKVDEIVHVGQVIAVIVGKHEAQTFTTPPPTEPVHENYATEHVSPTLAKEKTASADEDGLYGVVGQIPVGNDVLPATNEGRDDLVLNGAGGNSRVTATPVARKMAAEMGVDINKVRGTGPSGRVMKDDIEAAARGGTAAPTPQTSAPVSYASTAAPVAPKVVAAAIIPGEFSGPVELEDLSQLRRTIANRMSQSKYTAPHATSLDEVEVSKLVALRNQKNKELEREGVKLSYLPFIIKAVCVALRKHKKLNATLDLDRNRVVYKKYYNIGLAVDTPDGLVVPVIKNADQKGILQLAREIEDLSNRARERKLALDEIRDGTFTITNYGSLNGNFGVPVINYPEVAILGTGRIVQKPVIVNDQIVKGWVQPLSLSFDHRIVDGGDSARFVNDLVTMLADPTNILML